One genomic segment of Manis pentadactyla isolate mManPen7 chromosome 1, mManPen7.hap1, whole genome shotgun sequence includes these proteins:
- the PDE12 gene encoding 2',5'-phosphodiesterase 12, which yields MWRLPGARAALRGVRAVVERHSQAEAATETASGAMERAVVRCVPSEPKLSLSFALSDGSHKNMQRDQSEPLGRALSRIATNALKGHAKAAAAKKSRKNRPNASGGVACAGPGPEPAAACEPVVKLYYREEAVAEDVLNVDAWQDGAVLQIGDVKYKVERNPPAFTELQLPRYIMAGFPVCPRLSLEFGDPSSSLFRWYKEAKPETAEPEGGGPSSLSPNSPSPSWTDTGVDERVYTPSNADIGLRLKLHCTPGNGQRFGPSRELESVCIVEAGPGTCTFDHRHLYTKKVTDDALMRTVSYNILADTYAQTEFSRTVLYPYCAPYALELDYRQNLIQKELTGYNADLICLQEVDRNVFTDSLMPALEAFGLEGVFRIKQHEGLATFYRKSKFSLLSQHDISFHEALESDPLHKELLEKLVLYPLAQERVLQRSSVLQVSVLQSSKDSSKKICVANTHLYWHPKGGYIRLIQMAVALTHIRHVSCDLYPGIPVVFCGDFNSTPSTGMYHFVISGNIPEDHEDWASNGEVERCNMALTHFLKLRSACGEPAYTNYVGGFHGCLDYIFLDLNALEVEQVIPLPSHEEVTTHQALPSVSHPSDHIALVCDLKWKEICV from the exons ATGTGGAGGCTCCCAGGCGCCCGCGCAGCGCTTCGTGGGGTCCGCGCGGTGGTGGAACGGCACAGTCAGGCCGAGGCGGCGACTGAGACGGCTTCGGGTGCGATGGAGCGAGCGGTAGTGCGTTGTGTGCCCTCGGAGCCTAAACTAAGCCTGTCGTTCGCGCTGTCCGACGGCAGCCACAAGAACATGCAGCGCGACCAGAGCGAGCCGCTGGGTCGAGCCCTCAGCCGGATCGCTACCAACGCCCTGAAAGGCCACGCTAAGGCGGCCGCCGCCAAGAAGAGCAGGAAGAACCGGCCAAATGCTAGCGGCGGCGTGGCCTGTGCGGGACCCGGGCCGGAGCCGGCTGCGGCCTGCGAGCCCGTGGTGAAGCTGTACTACCGGGAGGAGGCAGTGGCCGAAGACGTGCTCAATGTGGACGCCTGGCAGGACGGCGCGGTGCTGCAGATCGGCGATGTCAAATACAAGGTGGAGCGCAACCCGCCCGCCTTCACCGAGCTGCAGTTGCCACGCTACATCATGGCCGGCTTCCCGGTGTGCCCCAGGCTCAGCCTCGAATTTGGGGATCCCTCCAGCTCCCTTTTCCGCTGGTACAAGGAAGCCAAACCCGAAACGGCGGAGCCCGAGGGCGGGGGGCCCTCTTCTTTGTCTCCCAATTCGCCCTCTCCTAGTTGGACAGATACAGGTGTGGATGAGCGCGTCTACACCCCCTCTAATGCCGACATCGGGCTACGGCTCAAGCTTCATTGTACCCCAGGCAATGGGCAGCGCTTCGGGCCAAGCCGGGAGTTGGAAAGTGTGTGTATAGTGGAGGCCGGGCCCGGCACCTGCACCTTTGACCACCGGCATCTCTACACCAAGAAGGTGACTGATGACGCTCTAATGCGCACTGTCTCCTACAACATCCTGGCGGACACGTACGCCCAGACTGAGTTCTCGCGGACGGTCCTGTACCCGTACTGTGCTCCTTACGCCCTGGAGCTCGACTACCGTCAGAACCTTATACAAAAGGAACTCACGGGGTACAACGCCGACCTCATCTGTTTGCAGGAGGTTGACCGCAACGTGTTTACGGACAGTTTGATGCCAGCCCTTGAGGCCTTTGGGCTGGAGGGCGTGTTTCGAATCAAGCAGCACGAAGGCCTGGCCACTTTCTACCGAAAGTCCAAGTTCAGCCTCCTTAGCCAGCATGACATTTCTTTCCATGAAGCCTTGGAGTCCGACCCACTTCACAAGGAACTGCTGGAGAAACTAGTTTTGTACCCATTGGCACAGGAGAGGGTGCTCCAGAGATCATCTGTCCTTCAG GTTTCTGTTCTTCAGTCATCAAAGGACTCTTCAAAAAAGATATGTGTTGCTAATACCCATCTCTACTGGCATCCAAAAG GTGGGTACATTCGTCTCATTCAAATGGCTGTAGCCTTGACTCACATTAGACATGTCTCCTGTGATCTGTATCCTGGCATACCAGTTGTATTTTGTGGGGACTTTAACAGCACCCCATCAACAGGAATGTATCATTTTGTCATCAGTGGCAACATTCCAGAGGATCATGAAGACTGGGCTTCCAACGGGGAAGTGGAACGATGCAACATGGCTCTTACCCATTTCCTCAAACTGAGAAGTGCTTGTGGGGAGCCTGCTTACACAAATTATGTTGGTGGCTTTCATGGCTGTCTGGACTACATTTTCCTTGACTTAAATGCTCTAGAGGTTGAACAGGTGATTCCATTACCTAGTCATGAAGAAGTCACCACCCATCAGGCCTTACCTAGTGTTTCCCATCCTTCTGATCACATAGCACTTGTATGTGACTTAAAATGGAAAGAGATTTGTGTTTAA